A part of Sulfurifustis variabilis genomic DNA contains:
- a CDS encoding class I SAM-dependent DNA methyltransferase, which yields MPPIEYDRIAGIYDLYVTADYDVPFFIAEGRAARGPVLELTAGTGRLSLPLIEAGIELACVDASRGMLDVLARKLQQRGLHADLHRADVSELSLPARFALAILPFQSFMEIVGEDKQRKALARVSDCLVPGGRFVCTMHNPAVRRAQVDGVLRLVGRFPSGDGTLVVSGVEQGGCPVVSRLQFFEFFGPDGRLREKQVLPMEFAFVEKEAFERLARDAGFRIVALYGDYDRGPFAERSPVMIWVLEKPAA from the coding sequence ATGCCCCCGATCGAGTACGACCGCATCGCCGGCATCTACGATCTGTACGTCACGGCGGACTACGACGTTCCGTTCTTTATCGCGGAAGGCCGTGCCGCGCGCGGCCCTGTCCTCGAGCTCACCGCGGGCACCGGTCGCCTGTCGCTGCCATTGATCGAGGCCGGAATCGAGCTCGCGTGCGTCGACGCGTCCCGCGGCATGCTGGACGTGCTCGCCCGCAAGCTGCAGCAGCGCGGCCTGCACGCGGACCTCCATCGTGCGGACGTCTCGGAGCTGAGCCTGCCCGCGCGCTTCGCGCTCGCGATACTGCCGTTCCAGTCGTTCATGGAGATCGTGGGCGAGGACAAGCAGCGCAAGGCGCTCGCCCGCGTGAGCGACTGCCTCGTGCCCGGCGGGCGGTTCGTCTGCACGATGCACAATCCCGCCGTCCGTCGCGCGCAGGTCGATGGCGTGCTTCGCCTGGTCGGCCGGTTCCCGAGCGGAGACGGGACGCTTGTCGTCTCCGGCGTCGAGCAGGGCGGGTGCCCGGTGGTTTCCCGGCTCCAGTTCTTCGAGTTCTTCGGGCCCGACGGGCGCCTGCGCGAGAAGCAGGTGCTGCCGATGGAGTTCGCGTTTGTCGAGAAGGAGGCGTTCGAGCGCCTGGCGCGGGACGCGGGATTCCGCATCGTGGCCCTCTACGGTGACTACGACCGCGGGCCATTCGCCGAACGAAGCCCCGTGATGATCTG